One Leopardus geoffroyi isolate Oge1 chromosome C1, O.geoffroyi_Oge1_pat1.0, whole genome shotgun sequence DNA segment encodes these proteins:
- the ZNF644 gene encoding zinc finger protein 644 isoform X4, whose protein sequence is MRLFLQRDVNKTKSRNKPSPAPAPWSRLNVLNGLANNMDDLKINTDITGAKEELLDNNSFISDKESGVHKPKDCQTSFQKNNTLTLPEELSKDKSEKALSGGQSTLFIHAGAPTVSSENFILPKGAAVNGPVSHSSLAKTSSMNKGSVSLTTGQPVDQPTTESCSALKVAPDLQLSTPQKANQHQVLFLLSDVAHAKNPTHSIKKLPTSASVGCDIQNSVGSSIKSDSTLINQVEVGEDSDDLLVKDDCVDTLTGISSGTDEFRSENETNWDPQKEFIQFLMTNEDTADKAPVHSKVGLEKKRKRKMDVSKITRYTEDCFSDSNCVPNKSKMLEVDFLEQNEELQAIDSQKYALSKVKPESTDEDLESVDAFQHLIYNPDKCGEDSSPVHTSTFLSNTLKKKCEESDSESPATFSTEEPSFYPCTKCNVNFREKKHLHRHMMYHLDGNSHFRHLNVPRPYACRECGRTFRDRNSLLKHMIIHQERRQKLMEEIRELKELQDEGRSARLQCPQCVFGTNCPKTFVQHAKTHEKDKRYYCCEECNFMAVTENELECHRGIAHGAVVKCPIVSSDIAQRKTQKKTFMKDSVIGSSKKSATYICKMCPFTTSARSILKKHMEYLHSSSCVDSYGSPLGLDKRKSDILEEPIDIDSTKPLIKQQSTTFPKNSALKQDVKRTFGSSSQSSNFSKFHKRPHRVQKARKSIAQSGVNVCNQNNSHKTVMIKSSTDQKPKYFHQAAKEKSNAKANSNYLYRHKYENYRMIKKSGESYPLHFKKEEASSLNSLHLFSSSSNSHNNSFISDPQNSDTKRPESFREHRRVAVKRVVKESKKESSVGGEDLDSYPDFLHKMTVVVLQKLNSAEKKDSYETEDESSWDNVELGDYTTQAIEDETYNDINQEHVNLFPLFKSKVEGQEPGENATLSYDQNDGFYFEYYEDAGTNNFLHEIHDPQHLENAETSLSKHSSVFHWTDLSLEKKSCPYCPATFETGVGLSNHVRGHLHRAGLSYEARHVVSPEQIATSDKMQHFKRTGTGTPVKRVRKAIEKSETTSEHTCQLCGGWFDTKIGLSNHVRGHLKRLGKTKWDAHKSPICVLNEMMQNEEKYEKILKALNSRRIIPRPFVAQKLASSDDFLSQNVIPLEAYRNGLKTEALSVSASEEEGLSFLNEYDETKPELPSGKKNQSLTLIELLKNKRMGEERNSAISPQKIHNQTARKRFVQKCVLPLSEDSPLMYQPQRMDLTMHSALDCKQKKSRSRSGSKKKMLTLPHGADEVYILRCRFCGLVFRGPLSVQEDWIKHLQRHIVNANLPRTGAGMVEVTSLLKKPASITETSFSLLMAEAAS, encoded by the exons aCTAAATGTGTTAAATGGGCTTGCCAACAATATGGATGATTTGAAGATAAACACCGATATTACTGGTGCTAAAGAAGAACTCCTAGATAACAACAGTTTTATCTCAGACAAAGAGAGTGGAGTTCATAAACCAAAAGATTGTCAGAcatcatttcagaaaaataatacacTCACTCTGCCTGAAGAACTGTCGAAGGACAAATCTGAAAAAGCCTTAAGTGGAGGCCAGTCTACTCTATTTATACATGCTGGTGCTCCTACTGTTTCTAGTGAAAACTTTATCTTGCCTAAAGGAGCTGCTGTTAATGGACCAGTTTCACACTCCTCCttagctaagacttccagtatgaATAAAGGCAGTGTTTCATTAACCACTGGACAACCTGTGGATCAGCCAACAACAGAATCTTGTTCAGCTTTGAAGGTGGCACCTGATCTTCAGCTATCTACACCACAGAAAGCAAATCAAcaccaagttttatttttgttatcagATGTAGCACATGCTAAGAATCCAACCCATTCCATTAAAAAACTACCTACCTCTGCTTCCGTTGGTTGTGACATTCAGAATTCAGTAGGGAGTAGTATAAAGTCAGATAGCACTTTAATAAACCAAGTAGAGGTGGGTGAGGATAGTGATGATTTATTGGTAAAAGATGATTGTGTTGATACATTAACAGGAATCTCCTCAGGTACAGATGAATTTAGGTCAGAAAATGAGACAAACTGGGATCCCCAAAAAGAGTTCATTCAGTTTCTTATGACTAATGAAGACACAGCGGATAAAGCTCCAGTTCACTCCAAAGTAGgtctagaaaaaaagagaaagcggAAAATGGATGTAAGCAAGATAACTCGTTACACTGAAGATTGCTTTAGTGATTCAAATTGTGTACCCAATAAGTCAAAAATGCTAGAAGTAGACTTTCTAGAACAGAATGAAGAACTACAAGCAATAGACTCACAGAAATATGCATTATCAAAAGTGAAGCCTGAATCAACTGATGAAGACTTGGAATCTGTGGATGCTTTTCAGCATCTAATTTATAACCCAGATAAGTGTGGCGAAGACAGTTCACCCGTTCATACTAGCACTTTTCTTTCTAataccttaaaaaagaaatgtgaagaaagTGATTCCGAGTCACCTGCTACTTTCAGCACCGAAGAGCCATCATTTTACCCCTGTACAAAGTGCAATGTGAATTTTAGGGAGAAGAAGCACCTCCACAGGCATATGATGTATCATTTAGATGGGAATAGCCACTTTCGTCATCTTAATGTCCCAAGGCCATATGCTTGTAGAGAATGTGGACGGACATTTCGAGATCGTAACTCACTTCTGAAGCATATGATTATTCaccaagaaagaagacagaagttGATGGAGGAAATTCGCGAATTGAAAGAACTTCAGGATGAAGGAAGAAGTGCACGATTACAGTGCCCTCAGTGTGTGTTTGGTACCAATTGCCCTAAAACATTTGTGCAGCATGCTAAAACCcatgaaaaagataaaaggtaCTACTGCTGTGAAGAGTGTAACTTCATGGCAGTGACAGAAAATGAATTAGAATGCCATCGAGGCATTGCCCATGGAGCGGTGGTAAAATGCCCTATTGTCAGTTCTGATATAGCCCAGAGAAAAACGCAAAAAAAGACTTTCATGAAAGACTCTGTTATAGGATCATCCAAAAAATCAGCTACCTACATATGTAAGATGTGTCCTTTTACGACTTCAGccagaagtattttaaaaaaacacatggagTACTTGCATTCATCATCATGTGTTGATTCATATGGTAGTCCACTTGGacttgataaaagaaaaagtgacattCTTGAAGAACCTATAGATATTGATAGCACTAAACCATTAATTAAACAACAGTCAACCACATTTCCAAAGAACTCTGCTTTAAAACAAGATGTAAAGCGAACATTTGGATCATCCTCACAATCaagtaatttttccaaattcCATAAGCGGCCACACAGAGTACAAAAAGCTCGGAAAAGCATTGCCCAGTCAGGTGTAAATGTGTGCAATCAAAACAATTCTCACAAGACTGTTATGATTAAAAGCAGCACTGACCAAAAACCTAAGTATTTCCAtcaagcagcaaaagaaaaatctaatgCCAAGGCGAATAGCAACTATTTATATAGACACAAATATGAAAACTACAGAATGATCAAAAAATCAGGTGAATCATATCCTCtacatttcaaaaaagaagaagccaGTTCACTAAACTCTTTACATCTGTTCTCATCATCAAGTAATTCTCACAACAATAGTTTTATTTCAGACCCTCAAAACTCTGACACGAAAAGGCCAGAAAGCTTCAGAGAACACAGGCGTGTAGCTGTAAAGAGAGTAGTTAAGGAATCCAAGAAGGAAAGTTCTGTTGGAGGAGAAGACTTGGATAGCTATCCAGATTTCTTACATAAAATGACTGTTGTTGTTTTGCAAAAACTTAATTCTGCTGAAAAGAAAGATAGCTATGAAACAGAAGATGAAAGTTCCTGGGATAATGTTGAGCTAGGTGACTACACTACACAGGCCATAGAAGATGAAACCTATAATGATATTAATCAAGAACATGTAAACTTATTCCCGCTTTTTAAAAGCAAGGTAGAAGGTCAAGAGCCTGGAGAAAATGCTACCCTTAGTTATGACCAGAATGAtggcttttattttgaatattatgaagATGCTGGAACTAATAACTTTTTGCATGAGATACATGATCCTCAGcatttagaaaatgcagaaactTCATTGTCAAAGCATAGTTCTGTTTTTCACTGGACCGATCTGTCTCTTGAGAAGAAATCATGTCCTTACTGCCCAGCAACATTTGAAACAGGTGTTGGGTTATCAAATCATGTTCGAGGACATCTTCACAGGGCTGGATTAAGCTATGAAGCCCGTCATGTTGTATCACCGGAACAAATAGCCACAAGCGACAAAATGCAACATTTCAAAAGAACTGGCACAGGGACACCTGTTAAGCGAGTTAGAAAAG ctatagAGAAGTCTGAAACCACTTCTGAACACACTTGTCAGCTCTGTGGTGGTTGGTTTGATACTAAAATTGGATTATCGAATCATGTTAGAGGCCATCTGAAAAGACTTGGAAAGACCAAATGGGATGCTCATAAATCTCCAATCTGTGTTTTGAATGAAATgatgcaaaatgaagaaaaatatgaaaaaatcttaaaagcattgAACAGTCGTCGTATTATTCCCAGACCATTTGTAGCTCAAAAACTTGCATCAAGTGATGACTTTCTATCTCAAAATGTTATACCTCTTGAAGCATACCGTAATGGCCTAAAGACTGAAGCTTTATCAGTGTCTGCATCAGAAGAGGAAGGGCTGAGTTTCTTAAATGAATATGATGAAACAAAACCAGAACTGCCCAGTGGAAAAAAGAATCAGTCTCTTACACTGATAgaactgcttaaaaataaaaggatgggagaagaaaggaattctGCTATTTCTCCTCAAAAAATTCATAATCAAACTGCAAGAAAGAGATTTGTTCAGAAGTGTGTTCTTCCATTAAGTGAAGACAGTCCGTTGATGTATCAGCCACAAAGAATGGACTTGACTATGCACTCAG cCTTAGATTGTAAGCAAAAGAAATCAAGGTCAAGATCTGGAAGTAAGAAGAAAATGCTAACGTTACCTCATGGTGCTGACGAGGTTTACATTCTCCGATGCAG
- the ZNF644 gene encoding zinc finger protein 644 isoform X6 codes for MDDLKINTDITGAKEELLDNNSFISDKESGVHKPKDCQTSFQKNNTLTLPEELSKDKSEKALSGGQSTLFIHAGAPTVSSENFILPKGAAVNGPVSHSSLAKTSSMNKGSVSLTTGQPVDQPTTESCSALKVAPDLQLSTPQKANQHQVLFLLSDVAHAKNPTHSIKKLPTSASVGCDIQNSVGSSIKSDSTLINQVEVGEDSDDLLVKDDCVDTLTGISSGTDEFRSENETNWDPQKEFIQFLMTNEDTADKAPVHSKVGLEKKRKRKMDVSKITRYTEDCFSDSNCVPNKSKMLEVDFLEQNEELQAIDSQKYALSKVKPESTDEDLESVDAFQHLIYNPDKCGEDSSPVHTSTFLSNTLKKKCEESDSESPATFSTEEPSFYPCTKCNVNFREKKHLHRHMMYHLDGNSHFRHLNVPRPYACRECGRTFRDRNSLLKHMIIHQERRQKLMEEIRELKELQDEGRSARLQCPQCVFGTNCPKTFVQHAKTHEKDKRYYCCEECNFMAVTENELECHRGIAHGAVVKCPIVSSDIAQRKTQKKTFMKDSVIGSSKKSATYICKMCPFTTSARSILKKHMEYLHSSSCVDSYGSPLGLDKRKSDILEEPIDIDSTKPLIKQQSTTFPKNSALKQDVKRTFGSSSQSSNFSKFHKRPHRVQKARKSIAQSGVNVCNQNNSHKTVMIKSSTDQKPKYFHQAAKEKSNAKANSNYLYRHKYENYRMIKKSGESYPLHFKKEEASSLNSLHLFSSSSNSHNNSFISDPQNSDTKRPESFREHRRVAVKRVVKESKKESSVGGEDLDSYPDFLHKMTVVVLQKLNSAEKKDSYETEDESSWDNVELGDYTTQAIEDETYNDINQEHVNLFPLFKSKVEGQEPGENATLSYDQNDGFYFEYYEDAGTNNFLHEIHDPQHLENAETSLSKHSSVFHWTDLSLEKKSCPYCPATFETGVGLSNHVRGHLHRAGLSYEARHVVSPEQIATSDKMQHFKRTGTGTPVKRVRKAIEKSETTSEHTCQLCGGWFDTKIGLSNHVRGHLKRLGKTKWDAHKSPICVLNEMMQNEEKYEKILKALNSRRIIPRPFVAQKLASSDDFLSQNVIPLEAYRNGLKTEALSVSASEEEGLSFLNEYDETKPELPSGKKNQSLTLIELLKNKRMGEERNSAISPQKIHNQTARKRFVQKCVLPLSEDSPLMYQPQRMDLTMHSALDCKQKKSRSRSGSKKKMLTLPHGADEVYILRCRFCGLVFRGPLSVQEDWIKHLQRHIVNANLPRTGAGMVEVTSLLKKPASITETSFSLLMAEAAS; via the exons ATGGATGATTTGAAGATAAACACCGATATTACTGGTGCTAAAGAAGAACTCCTAGATAACAACAGTTTTATCTCAGACAAAGAGAGTGGAGTTCATAAACCAAAAGATTGTCAGAcatcatttcagaaaaataatacacTCACTCTGCCTGAAGAACTGTCGAAGGACAAATCTGAAAAAGCCTTAAGTGGAGGCCAGTCTACTCTATTTATACATGCTGGTGCTCCTACTGTTTCTAGTGAAAACTTTATCTTGCCTAAAGGAGCTGCTGTTAATGGACCAGTTTCACACTCCTCCttagctaagacttccagtatgaATAAAGGCAGTGTTTCATTAACCACTGGACAACCTGTGGATCAGCCAACAACAGAATCTTGTTCAGCTTTGAAGGTGGCACCTGATCTTCAGCTATCTACACCACAGAAAGCAAATCAAcaccaagttttatttttgttatcagATGTAGCACATGCTAAGAATCCAACCCATTCCATTAAAAAACTACCTACCTCTGCTTCCGTTGGTTGTGACATTCAGAATTCAGTAGGGAGTAGTATAAAGTCAGATAGCACTTTAATAAACCAAGTAGAGGTGGGTGAGGATAGTGATGATTTATTGGTAAAAGATGATTGTGTTGATACATTAACAGGAATCTCCTCAGGTACAGATGAATTTAGGTCAGAAAATGAGACAAACTGGGATCCCCAAAAAGAGTTCATTCAGTTTCTTATGACTAATGAAGACACAGCGGATAAAGCTCCAGTTCACTCCAAAGTAGgtctagaaaaaaagagaaagcggAAAATGGATGTAAGCAAGATAACTCGTTACACTGAAGATTGCTTTAGTGATTCAAATTGTGTACCCAATAAGTCAAAAATGCTAGAAGTAGACTTTCTAGAACAGAATGAAGAACTACAAGCAATAGACTCACAGAAATATGCATTATCAAAAGTGAAGCCTGAATCAACTGATGAAGACTTGGAATCTGTGGATGCTTTTCAGCATCTAATTTATAACCCAGATAAGTGTGGCGAAGACAGTTCACCCGTTCATACTAGCACTTTTCTTTCTAataccttaaaaaagaaatgtgaagaaagTGATTCCGAGTCACCTGCTACTTTCAGCACCGAAGAGCCATCATTTTACCCCTGTACAAAGTGCAATGTGAATTTTAGGGAGAAGAAGCACCTCCACAGGCATATGATGTATCATTTAGATGGGAATAGCCACTTTCGTCATCTTAATGTCCCAAGGCCATATGCTTGTAGAGAATGTGGACGGACATTTCGAGATCGTAACTCACTTCTGAAGCATATGATTATTCaccaagaaagaagacagaagttGATGGAGGAAATTCGCGAATTGAAAGAACTTCAGGATGAAGGAAGAAGTGCACGATTACAGTGCCCTCAGTGTGTGTTTGGTACCAATTGCCCTAAAACATTTGTGCAGCATGCTAAAACCcatgaaaaagataaaaggtaCTACTGCTGTGAAGAGTGTAACTTCATGGCAGTGACAGAAAATGAATTAGAATGCCATCGAGGCATTGCCCATGGAGCGGTGGTAAAATGCCCTATTGTCAGTTCTGATATAGCCCAGAGAAAAACGCAAAAAAAGACTTTCATGAAAGACTCTGTTATAGGATCATCCAAAAAATCAGCTACCTACATATGTAAGATGTGTCCTTTTACGACTTCAGccagaagtattttaaaaaaacacatggagTACTTGCATTCATCATCATGTGTTGATTCATATGGTAGTCCACTTGGacttgataaaagaaaaagtgacattCTTGAAGAACCTATAGATATTGATAGCACTAAACCATTAATTAAACAACAGTCAACCACATTTCCAAAGAACTCTGCTTTAAAACAAGATGTAAAGCGAACATTTGGATCATCCTCACAATCaagtaatttttccaaattcCATAAGCGGCCACACAGAGTACAAAAAGCTCGGAAAAGCATTGCCCAGTCAGGTGTAAATGTGTGCAATCAAAACAATTCTCACAAGACTGTTATGATTAAAAGCAGCACTGACCAAAAACCTAAGTATTTCCAtcaagcagcaaaagaaaaatctaatgCCAAGGCGAATAGCAACTATTTATATAGACACAAATATGAAAACTACAGAATGATCAAAAAATCAGGTGAATCATATCCTCtacatttcaaaaaagaagaagccaGTTCACTAAACTCTTTACATCTGTTCTCATCATCAAGTAATTCTCACAACAATAGTTTTATTTCAGACCCTCAAAACTCTGACACGAAAAGGCCAGAAAGCTTCAGAGAACACAGGCGTGTAGCTGTAAAGAGAGTAGTTAAGGAATCCAAGAAGGAAAGTTCTGTTGGAGGAGAAGACTTGGATAGCTATCCAGATTTCTTACATAAAATGACTGTTGTTGTTTTGCAAAAACTTAATTCTGCTGAAAAGAAAGATAGCTATGAAACAGAAGATGAAAGTTCCTGGGATAATGTTGAGCTAGGTGACTACACTACACAGGCCATAGAAGATGAAACCTATAATGATATTAATCAAGAACATGTAAACTTATTCCCGCTTTTTAAAAGCAAGGTAGAAGGTCAAGAGCCTGGAGAAAATGCTACCCTTAGTTATGACCAGAATGAtggcttttattttgaatattatgaagATGCTGGAACTAATAACTTTTTGCATGAGATACATGATCCTCAGcatttagaaaatgcagaaactTCATTGTCAAAGCATAGTTCTGTTTTTCACTGGACCGATCTGTCTCTTGAGAAGAAATCATGTCCTTACTGCCCAGCAACATTTGAAACAGGTGTTGGGTTATCAAATCATGTTCGAGGACATCTTCACAGGGCTGGATTAAGCTATGAAGCCCGTCATGTTGTATCACCGGAACAAATAGCCACAAGCGACAAAATGCAACATTTCAAAAGAACTGGCACAGGGACACCTGTTAAGCGAGTTAGAAAAG ctatagAGAAGTCTGAAACCACTTCTGAACACACTTGTCAGCTCTGTGGTGGTTGGTTTGATACTAAAATTGGATTATCGAATCATGTTAGAGGCCATCTGAAAAGACTTGGAAAGACCAAATGGGATGCTCATAAATCTCCAATCTGTGTTTTGAATGAAATgatgcaaaatgaagaaaaatatgaaaaaatcttaaaagcattgAACAGTCGTCGTATTATTCCCAGACCATTTGTAGCTCAAAAACTTGCATCAAGTGATGACTTTCTATCTCAAAATGTTATACCTCTTGAAGCATACCGTAATGGCCTAAAGACTGAAGCTTTATCAGTGTCTGCATCAGAAGAGGAAGGGCTGAGTTTCTTAAATGAATATGATGAAACAAAACCAGAACTGCCCAGTGGAAAAAAGAATCAGTCTCTTACACTGATAgaactgcttaaaaataaaaggatgggagaagaaaggaattctGCTATTTCTCCTCAAAAAATTCATAATCAAACTGCAAGAAAGAGATTTGTTCAGAAGTGTGTTCTTCCATTAAGTGAAGACAGTCCGTTGATGTATCAGCCACAAAGAATGGACTTGACTATGCACTCAG cCTTAGATTGTAAGCAAAAGAAATCAAGGTCAAGATCTGGAAGTAAGAAGAAAATGCTAACGTTACCTCATGGTGCTGACGAGGTTTACATTCTCCGATGCAG